The Thiobacter sp. AK1 genomic interval TGCGCGGCATGGCGGAAATAGGAGACGATCTGCTCGATGGTCTCCTCCATGCCGTAGAAATCCTTGAAGGCGGGATAGCGCTTGATGACCTTGTTGGAAAAGATGCGCGACAGCCGCGGATCTTGCCGGGTGTCTATGAGCTCCGGCTCGCCGATCGCCGCCAGCATGCGCTCCGCAGCGCTGGCGTAGGCCATGCGGTCGTTCTTGCAGAGATTGAGATACTCGTCGAGGGAGTATTCCTCCTCCTCACGACGGTAGCGGGCAATGTACTGACTGAACAGGCTCATGAAGCACCCCCGTTGCACGATGGAGAACCGCGACCCTCGCGGCAAACGACTGCCGCCCTGCGGGAATTTGGCACCGATCCTTGGACCGGGCCGAACGGGATTGGTGCCACGCACCCACGTGCTCATTATCGGCCAGTTTCGCGCCGACTTGATCAAAATAATCTTTGCCGGCATGAACACCCTTTCATGCCGGCGAAGAGCAGGCGCCCGGGTGGGCTGACGGTGCTCACTCGCGCAAGCGCGCTCCCGACTGGTTGAGCAGATAGACCACGGCACGCTCCACTTCCTCATCGCTCAAGGCCGGATTGCCGCCGCGCGGCGGCATGCCACGGATGCCGCGAATGGCCATTTTCACCATCATCCGCTTACCCTCCCGGATGCGGGGCGCCCAAGCCTTTTTGTCGCCGATTTTGGGCGCCCCGGCGGCGCCGGTATCGTGACAGGCCGCGCAGGTGGCGCGATAAACTGCTTCGCCACTGCGCTGCGTCTCTCCCACAGCCGAGGCCAGGGGACTTAAGATGAGGAAAAGCAAAACCCATGTATGACGCATGACCGCTCCCTTGGCCAAGACACGACTCGATGGAGCACGGCTTGCCGGCCCACACCGAGCCGCCCATAATCCCGGCTCCATCTGCTGTAGGAAATCATTCCATGAAAGGCTTGCATCTGGAAGAATCGGCGGGTGTGGCGGAACGCTACGCCGTGGTGTATGCGCCGGGCAAGAACCGCAAGCGGTTTCCGGAAAACTGCGTTTATGTCAAAGCAAGCGAGGCCGAGGCGCGCCGCGAGGCCAATCCGGCCCAGGGGCGCTACGCTGCGGTGGTGATTGGCCCTTCCCGCTCCAGCGAAGGTTTCCGGCTGTTTTATCTCAAGGCCTGGTTGGACTGAGTCCGCTTCCATAAGGCCGGCCAGCACACCGATTCGCCGGCTCGCCGCCCCGCGGCTGGGCGGCCGCTGCCGAAACCAGTGCGCCGCTGGCAATGCACGCGCCCGTTTTCGATCCCCAGGTCCAGGCCTTAAGGCCGTGTCGAATTTTCGCCCGGACCGTCACGCGACCGGCGGGGCCCATGCCGATATACCCACAACGAACTGATCGGCAAGAGTCTTTTCGCGTGGTTGGGCGGGTATCGTTTTTGCTAGTGCCACTGCGCTTGCGCCCCGTCGTCTTGTCATGCCCGGCCGTCCCAGCCTGCGCCTCATTCTGGTTGCCGCCTTCCTCGTGGTGGCCTGGGTTCCTCTCATGCTACTTCCCCTTGGCTGGCCGCTCGCCCTCGGTGTGGCCACGACGCTCGCCCTACTCTGCGGCCTGGCGCTGGCCCACTACCTGACACGGGCCACGGCGCGGCTCAGAACGACCATCGAGCGGCTACCGGATAGCGGTTTTCGCTCCGCCTTCAGCCCACTGCCCCGCTGCGCCCCGCGCGAATGGGAGACCTTGCAGCGCGCAATCGCCGACTCTGCCCGTGACACCGCAAAGCGCCTCGCCGAGCGTGAGGCGCGCATCGACGAACTCGCGCGACAACTGGCGGAAGCCACTCGCAACTTGGAACAGGCCAACCAAGCGCTGGCGGCGCGCGCCTTCTTGGACGAGCTCACCCATCTGCCCAACCGACGCGCCTTGTGGCGACGCTTGATGGAGTTGGAGCGGGCGCATCCAGCGAGTTACTTGCCGGTGCAGGTGCTGCTATTCCGGCTGAAGGGTCGCAACGCCATCCAAGCGCGCCATGGCCCCGATGTCGCCGACGCGGTGCGCGCCGAGGTGGCACGCCGCATCCAGGCGGCCAGCCGAGCAGGGGAGTTCGTCGCGCGCTACGACGAAGACGAATTCGTGCTGCTGCTTTGGCGCTGCCCGGCCACGCTCGCCCAAGAACGCGCCAAAACCCTGGGCGAGGCGGTGATCGCTTCCCCATTATGGGTGGCGGGGCAACCTATCGAGCCCGGCATCGACGTCACTTGCGCCCAGTGCAACGACCGCCTCTCCCGCCCCGCCTTCGTCCGCCTGCTAAAGCTCGCAGGCGAGGCCGCCAACCCTTGGTCGGGCGAGCTTTCGACCGGACCTTCCGGGGCCTTCTGACATGAACGATCGTTCGATATACTGGGGCACGCGCCACGCCCAGGAACGATGTCATGCCCGCACCCGCCTTTGCCCCAGATAATCCTTCCCCATCCC includes:
- a CDS encoding c-type cytochrome; the protein is MRHTWVLLFLILSPLASAVGETQRSGEAVYRATCAACHDTGAAGAPKIGDKKAWAPRIREGKRMMVKMAIRGIRGMPPRGGNPALSDEEVERAVVYLLNQSGARLRE
- a CDS encoding GGDEF domain-containing protein; the protein is MPGRPSLRLILVAAFLVVAWVPLMLLPLGWPLALGVATTLALLCGLALAHYLTRATARLRTTIERLPDSGFRSAFSPLPRCAPREWETLQRAIADSARDTAKRLAEREARIDELARQLAEATRNLEQANQALAARAFLDELTHLPNRRALWRRLMELERAHPASYLPVQVLLFRLKGRNAIQARHGPDVADAVRAEVARRIQAASRAGEFVARYDEDEFVLLLWRCPATLAQERAKTLGEAVIASPLWVAGQPIEPGIDVTCAQCNDRLSRPAFVRLLKLAGEAANPWSGELSTGPSGAF